A DNA window from Hordeum vulgare subsp. vulgare chromosome 1H, MorexV3_pseudomolecules_assembly, whole genome shotgun sequence contains the following coding sequences:
- the LOC123438611 gene encoding expansin-B6-like yields the protein MAGVLSVKAVALAAVLAAAYVSSAAAVNLNTSAVSYSSAWLPARATWYGAPNGAGPDDNGGACGFKHVNQYPFSSMTSCGNQPLFKDGKGCGSCYQIRCSGDRSCSGNIETVMITDMNYYPVAQYHFDLSGTAFGALAKSGLNEKLRHSGIIDIQFRRVPCNFPGLKINFHVVEGSNAVYLAVLIEYEDMDGDVIQVDMKEANSGSWMAMRESWGSIWRMDSNHRLQGPFSMRITSDSGKKLVANNVIPANWRPNTDYRSFVQFS from the exons ATGGCCGGGGTACTCTCTGTCAAGGCCGTCGCGCTCGCCGCCGTGCTTGCTGCCGCGTATGTctcctcggcggcggcggtgaaCCTCAACACCTCCGCCGTGTCTTACAGCTCCGCGTGGCTCCCGGCCAGAGCGACCTGGTACGGAGCGCCCAACGGCGCCGGGCCCGACGACAACG GCGGCGCTTGCGGCTTCAAGCACGTGAACCAGTACCCCTTCTCCTCCATGACCTCCTGCGGCAACCAGCCCCTGTTCAAGGACGGCAAGGGCTGCGGCTCCTGCTACCAG ATACGATGCAGCGGCGACCGCTCCTGCTCCGGCAACATCGAGACGGTGATGATCACCGACATGAACTACTACCCGGTCGCCCAGTACCACTTTGACCTGAGCGGCACGGCCTTCGGCGCCCTGGCCAAGTCGGGCCTCAACGAGAAGCTCCGCCACTCGGGCATCATCGACATCCAGTTCAGGAGGGTGCCGTGCAACTTCCCCGGCCTCAAGATCAACTTCCACGTGGTGGAGGGCTCCAACGCGGTGTACCTGGCGGTGCTGATCGAGTACGAGGACATGGACGGCGACGTGATCCAGGTGGACATGAAGGAGGCCAACTCGGGGTCGTGGATGGCGATGCGCGAGTCGTGGGGATCCATCTGGCGGATGGACTCCAACCACCGCCTCCAGGGGCCTTTCTCCATGCGCATCACCAGCGACTCCGGCAAGAAGCTGGTGGCCAACAATGTCATCCCGGCCAACTGGAGGCCCAACACCGACTACCGCTCCTTCGTCCAGTTCAGTTGA